Below is a window of Drosophila miranda strain MSH22 chromosome 3, D.miranda_PacBio2.1, whole genome shotgun sequence DNA.
TCAAGAGACCAATCTTGTCGAGGCATTTTACAATGCTACTTTGCTAATGGTGAACGACAGCCCAAACAATCTTCAGCAGTACGATCTGCTTGCTGCTTGCTCTTCATTTAGTACCGTTTGCACCGTTTGCCTAGCTTTGACCCATTTGACCATTGTGGCTGAACCAGATAAGGCTGTCATCGTGTACATTGTGGGAGCAACCAGTGAATGTCTACGCTTCTTCGAAGAAATGCATATAAAATTCTTCTTTCTCCAGTACGAAAGTGTACAAAATTTGGAATTGTACTTTATTGGAAACATGATAGAGGCCCAAGAATCTGAGGAGTCAATTTTTTGCGTGGGAGATCTAAAAAGAACGGTTCTTAAACGGAATGTACCTGGTACGTTTACAAGTTTTTCAAAGACGACCACAATAGATCCCACTCTGATTATAATGCTTCAGCTCGATTTAACAGGGATCGGAAATATGACCCCTCTTCTTGTTGCGCAATTTTATCCTCGTTCTGTACAGATAGAGGAACCAGATGATCGCTATTGGCCGGAATGTCTCATTAAGATTCTTCAAACATATGGTGCGCCAATTTGTTTTACATCTATATCAAAGGTGCTAGCACTTTCCAATTATTCAGTATTCAACGATTTGGCCAGAGAGAACGACATTGTGATCAAACGATCGTACAATATCACCAAAAATCTCTATCGTGGAATATTGCCATTGCGCAATCATTGTGCCGAAGACTCTGAAATGATAGTGTACAGCAACAACTATCTTGAGGTGATGTTTACGAATCCCAAAAACTGAGATATTATTATGCATAACTCTTTGAAAGAGTTAATATCGACAAGTATACAATTCGTGTACTTAATACTCAATAGATCTAGATCTAGATCTAGATTGTACCCACATAAGGGGTATAAAAAGTTGGTTTTGTTTTAGAGTTATATAAAATTCTGTTATATTCCATTGCAATTCAATAAATATCTATTTTTAAGAAAAATATGTGAACAAATACGTTTGCATCTGTTACACTCCATTCTGAAATATGTGAACAAAGACTTGCTTATCTGCTATGTTTCAATATAATAAACATCGTTCAACTTTAAAATTGTATATTTGTAGTGCTTAGATTCGCCTCCATTTTAGGTGACGCCGAACGCAGCCCATGCCATAATTTCAGACAATTTTTGTAAATTACATTATTGGTAATTTATTAGACAAATATAATTTGATACCTAAACTATAGCCTATAAATGTATCAAGTATAAATGCTCAGCTTAGCAACGTGGCCATTAACCTATTTTAGAAAGAACTAGGAATTCAAGCTTAATTTTTCGTACTCGCGGTCGTACGTCGCGTTTTAACTGAATTTTTTAGTCTGGAGAACTTAGAGATATTGGAGACGATACCGGTCTAAGATGCCTTCTTTGAAATTACAACAATTAGATCAATCAGCCAATAAAATGACTGATGAAGGTCTCCTTCGCAAAGATATGGAGCTTTCGTCCAGGACTCTACTTTGAAACCACAGTTTTCCAGCAGGTCCATAAATTTTGTGGCCTCTTCTTCGAAAGATGCTGGTCGTCCGTTGTTACTGCTTTCTAGGAGTGAACGAATAGGCAGATGCGAGGAATTTGTCTCAACATAATGCATATATGGAAGCACTAAGGCTATGACCGCTCGACCCGCTGGTGCGAGTGTATTGTGAATATCTTCCAAAAGTTTGAATGGGTCAAAACATCTATCTAGTACGTTGAGGCATAATATCAGCTCCATGTTTTGCAAGCCTCCAATCTCCGTAATCACATTGAAATTGAGTTTCTTCAGTCTATCTCGCATGGTCCAGCTAGCTTCCGTGGCAAAGACTCTAAGGCCAGCATTTCCACTTAGTTCAGCCACCGTGTTGGCCACTCGTAATGAGATTTCGCCGTCGCCGGCACCGATATCCAAAAGCGTAACCTAAAATACATTCGTAAAGTATTTTTTCCAACATAAGTAAAATGGTTTAATCAAACCGGCTCCGATGTTGCGGAAAATCCTCCAGCTACAAGCAACTTGTTGAATTGATCCTCTGATAGAATAAACATTGAGCCACGCTTTAGAAAGCCATTGATATCGGTTTGAGTCATGAAAAACTGGAGAATTGACCGGGCTAATGCGTGCCATAAATGCAACCATATGTTGGCCGACAGTAATTTGGTTCGTTCCAGCCAGTGCACTGTGGTGCTATCCGGTTGCTCAAGAGCCACAAATTTCGACTGAAACCTGGGAGGCAACGCGTGAGCCAATGAATACCACTGGAATTTGGAAGCAAGCAACTATTAGATCTGTtcataaaatcataaaaactCGGTCCATACCCTTCGGGTGTCTATGCTGTCCAGGGAGTTGTCATTGTGAAACTTAGCATGAATGACTCGGGCTAGAGTACCTCGTGGACGATAAATAGCCATCTTAATAGCTCATTTACATGTTCTTGTCTTATTTAAGCTTTCCTCTTgactttttttattttaatctTATCACAATTTACTTTATGTACAAATAGTCTCCTCGCTAACTAGAGATGGCCGATATATTTATACATCGTGCATTGTATGGTCCATTGCACTAAGCTTCAAGACCATTGTAGTCTGAAAGACTGATTTAACATGAGGTGAGGTAAACAAATTATTGTAGTGTTTAGTCTCCCAGTGGTATTAGTGAAGAAGCTGTGACTCTTTTGTGCCAAAAATATGTTTTCCAACACGCGCAACTGATTTAGATTAGCCAAAAACCAACAGAACATATCTAAACCAAAGCATATATTTTTCCCGCTCACATTGCATCCTTCTCCCATACGGTTTTTATAACTGGTCTAACTGCCTTAACTTGAAGAATAGTCCACCTCGACCGTACTTTTTCTATATAGACATGTTGATAATGACATGAATATGTAGTTGCTATGTAGCAAAACTTGTACTACCATGTAGAAAAGTTAATTTTGTAgaaattttgtttgattttttttgttgaaaccATATTTTATTTACAGTCCAATAAAGAGAAGTACTGACAATTAGCCAATcttatagaaaattgattaatttattggagaaaattatttatttagtgCTGAGGCATCCATCTAGATAGTAACACTCTACCGAATACGAAATAGAGGCAATATTATTATGAGCTAAGGTAACCCACAGGTGAACTTATTTAGTTCGTTCATGAACGACCCAACAACACTAAATTAATGTATACAAAATAAAAGCGGCGAACTTATGTTGTTTTTTACATTAAGCGCAAGgaattaataaaataaatgaaTACAAACGTGGTGGTGAACGCTGAGGAGAAGCCTGCGGTGGGCGATGAACTTCCATACTCGCCAGAACAGTTTCCGGGAAAGGTGTGCTGTTTATGCAATCTCGGAGAAAGAAGTGCCTTGGGCCAGGGGACGATTCTCCAACTAAAGGCTCCCGCGGACATAAAAGATGAATATCCACCTGATCGGCTCACAGAAGATGGGAGTCGATCGTATTATGGATCCAAACAGGAAGCGGCTTGCACTGCCGAGAGCAACTATGAATTGGACAAAATCGGGCAGGCGGAGGTCGTGCATCCTTCAAAGTTCCTTGACGAAGGCTTCGTTTATGTGCATCGAATGTGTGTAATGTGGTCATTGCGTAAAAGCCAGATAGCCGACTCAGATGCCGCGTATTTTGTGAACCATATTGGCGAGTTCTTAAAACAGAAATGCAACTTCTGCGGCCGATATGGAGCCTCCATCAATTGCAAGATGAATTGCCGCCAAGTGCATCATTGGCCGTGTGCCGCTGCCGCCGGATGTCTGTTAATATTGGAGAGCTTTACAGTATTTTGCACTGAGCATTTGAGCCAAGTGCCTTTAATATGTAAGATTTAAAGATTGGTAACCATCCCTTGACTTTTGAACGATAAATTGTTCTATAAATCATAAATTTCTCGCACTGTAGGTAGTGACAATAACGTCGAGTGTCTATCATGTTCTTCGTTGGGGGATCTATCGAAGCTGATAATGTGTAGCACCTGTGGAGACCATTTCCATTCCACCTGCATCGGCTTGGCCAATCTGCCAGGTAATGTTCTTACTTCAGCTCTGATTCTTTTCTCATTCCGTGTCGCTTTTTTTGCAGACACTCGTTCTGGATGGAACTGCGCTCGCTGTACAAAATGCCAAATTTGTCGACAGCAAGACTCGAATGATTTGAAATACGTCAAATGTGAGCAGTGTCAAAAGATATATCACGCCTCGTGTTTTCGACCCGTAATCTCAGCAATTCCGAAATATGGATGGAAATGCAATGTAAGTAGGATGTTAATATATATGTTCATATGCATGCTGGTATGacattttaatattttagCGCTGTCGAGTCTGCACAGACTGTGGATCCAGAACTCCCGGTGGTGGTAGCTCCTCTCGTTGGCATAGCCACTACACCATCTGCGATTCTTGTTATCAACAGCGAAATAAAGGATTTTCATGCCCGATTTGTCAAAAAGCATATAGAGCAGCATCACATAAGGAAATGGTTAAATGTAGCTGGTGCCACAAGTATGTTTAAAGCATTGAGTCGTGTCCTGCATTGTTTCGTATTGTACATTTATGTATGCATTCTTTTTTAGGTTTGTGCACAGTACATGTGATGAAGAAGCAGACCTTACGGCTTACCacaagaaaaaagaacaaaatcCTGACTATGATTACATCTGTCCGAACTGTAAGCAAAATTCTTCTGGCCCTGCCCAGCCTCAACAGCTGATTGACTCGATCGTGTTAACTGCCATGGACTCCTCAGCAGAGCAGTTGAGTGTAAAAGACCTAGAGCTTGTTGATCCCTTAGAATCCAAGCCTATTGCGGATGTGTCCACTGATGATGTTCAGAAGATGCCCCCCACTGGGAAGAAGAAGATGTGTCTGTCAAACGTACGAGGAAAGAGTGGAAAATTTCTCCATCGCATGGGCGTACTCtcgcaaataaacaaaaaacgcagcaCGCGTGGCAAAGGACGGACGATTGTGCTGCCAAACCTGTCAAGCGATCGTTATGCAAATCGAAGCATGGATGCTGACCTAACCAGCGACAAGAAGATGGTATTATGCTCTACTCGCGACAAGTTCACGCTGAATCAGGATATTTGCGTGATGTGCGGTTCATTGGGTATTGAAAGTGACTCGGTAATGATCACCTGTGCCCAGTGCGGCCAATGCTATCACTCGTATTGTGCCAGTGTCAAGCCTGCCAAGGGAATTCTACAGAAGGGCTGGCGTTGCCTGGACTGTACGGTCTGCGAGGGATGTGGGAAGAAAAATGACGAAGCTCGGCTTCTTCTGTGCGATGAATGTGACATTTCATACCACATATATTGTGTCAATCCCCCACTGGAGACAGTTCCCTCTGGCAACTGGAAGTGTTCCTTCTGTACGCTGTGCCAAAAGTGCGGGCTGAATCCCACGGAAAAGAGTGATTATGGCGACTCCAACATGCCGGAGTGCCCCTCATGTACCAGCCAATCGTCGTGTTCAGTGTGTCGGAATCCTTACAGTACTGGGGAAATGATAATTCAATGTGAAACCTGTGAGCTCTGGTCGCATTTCCTGTGTGACTCTATAAACGTTCAGCTCACTATTGAGTACTATGACCAAAACGTGTACAAGTGCTTGAAATGTCGTTGCGCTGGAAAGCCGCCGTTATCATTAAATGATGGAAAGCCCGGTAGCTcaacacagacacagaccAATAAGGTTTCAGCTCATCCAGGCAGCGGAGCGAGTGGGGCAGAAGGAAAGAATGCAAGTGGCTCGGATCAAGGCCAAATGACTTTGTCAAGTGATCTGGTCGAGAGCACTCCAGAAGCTATTCATTGGATAGACGGTGTATGCCTGAGTGAAAATGGATTAACCATGATAAAGTCCCTATCCACTGAGATCAAACGCAAGAGAAAGATGCGACAAACCATTGGCAATGGCAAGGACTCTCAAGGTGATGCTGCGACTGCTGAGGAAGCTCAGAGTGAGAAGTACAAAGACGGCATGGTCTGGGATGGCACGGAGAATCCCATTCCTGAAGGTTTCACTATTACCACAAATGACGAAGGTGTGCATATTTTGCGCAAGAAACGGCAGCGCAACTTACAAAAATTAGGCATTGGTGGGTTCTCAGTTCGCAATCGAGCTCTCAAAAAGGACAGTGAAGATACACCAGTGGCCGACCAGCTGAATGCGATTATGGTTATGGacaagaaaaagaaaataatacGCAAAAAGCAGAAAAATAAGCTAATCGAAGCATATCCACCGTACTTGCAAGAAGCCTTTTTTGGAAAGCCTCTATTGGAATCTGGCGAGCTAGTGCTAGGAGAATCGGACTCTTCTGATGAAATAGACGCATCAATGAAAATGTATTTTACGCGTATCGAAGGCATAAGCCCCGATCAGGAGGCGTCACTGGTGAATAAGAGTCCTGCAAAGTCGTTGAAGAAGGTGAAAGCTGAGAAAAATCAACCTGAAAATAAAAATGTCTTGACAGAGCAAATATCAATTGGACCAGGACTACAGCCGAAAACAGCGAATGGATCTACAGCAAACGTTTTTGGTAAATAAACGAGCTATTGCTGTTATTTGAGGATGCAATTTTTAATGCGTCAGTTAATATTCTCTTCACAGATCCTTCACAATCAGATTTATCGAATACTGTGCTGGCCAGCAGGAATCCATTAGATTCCTTGGCATCGCCAAATATTTCAGAGTTAGACGGTATGAATACGTCTGTAAATTCGGTTACATCATCTGAAAATATGGAAAAGCCAATGCGGTAAGCGCATACTTCCAATTTTGGTGAGGTAAACTTCTAcctttttttgtatatttgcAGGGAATCACCCGTTGTCTTGGTGGATAACTACGCTGTGCCTCAACAGATTGTCCCGGATCAGAAGTTCCACAATCAGATATATTTGCCGGGGAATGTGGTTGCTAATCCCGCTCAGCAGCTACACTATCACTCACAGCCGGATCTCTTGAGTGCAAAGAATGCGAATAAGCAGAAAATGCAAAGCATGATGGCTCAGGTGTGTTTGCAGACCGAAAAGAGAGTCGAAGAAGAGCCTAAGCCTGTGGAGCCCGTCACGGAAAGTTTGAATGCTGGGACACAGAAAACAGCTGAAAAAATGCGCAAGGACGAGGGTAAAGCCATTCATTATACATcttattttcaatatatatAGCGTATTTCTTGTTAAAGATCTTGGTCTTATGGCCACCATTTCGGCTGTACTATATGCAAATACTGAGCATCCGAATCTAAAGGATTTGTTTCCGAATTGGAACGATCGCTGTAAGCAGATTCTAAAAAGATGGCGCTCCTTGTGCAACGAAAAAAAGGCTCCGTTTTTACAAAAAGCCAAGGATAACCGTTCGGCACTAAGGCAGAGACGTGAACAGAACAAGATCCCTTTGCCAACAAAGCCTCAAAAGCAAGAAGACATTGGACGAGCATGGAAGCAGCAAAGTAAAGTGAAGGAGGAGCAGTCGAATATGTTTGTCACTTATAGTAGGTATACTATTCAAAATACGTACGTTTTAAGAAATGAATCTCCTCTGTTTAGATGGCAATACATATGACTCGTGCTATGTGGGTGGCCCACCGCCAGCTACAGTTAACCCGCACCTTGCGACTCCAAGTTTAAATGAAAATCATGTAGTCAAGGCCCCGATGCAAAGAGCAATTATTCATGTATCACCAGCATCAACATCAAACACTGTGAAAATGTCCACGGTAGACAACCGATTGGATTTGAATTCAGTTTACGGACCCGAACCAATCGGAGACAAAAAGCTAAGGAATCTATTGCAGAAAAATAGCTCAGAATCGATGCTAATGGGACCAAATTCTGAATTATTTTTACAAAATGATGTTCTGCGGCTCGGCATGATGTCTAATACCCCACTAACACAGAACAATCCGATGCTAAGTGTTACCGGAAAAGCACCGCCAACGGATGGAAGGAACTTAGACCAAGATGTGAAGATGAACGAGTCGCAGGAGGGCACAGCTTCTGCAGTAGAATTAGAAAACGTTGGATTCGGTGATCTTTTGGGAGGCTTAGGGGAgggcgatgatgatgatttaCTGAAATCGCTAACCTCCGAAATAGGAGATGACTTTAACATTCTTGAGTATGCGGACCCCGAACTGGACGTTAATGTATTGAACACGTTGGACTTTGATGACAATGAAAAATGTTCTGCATAATCTTTATCTGTTTGGATAAATACGAATGTGTGTGGAAACCAAGAGAATAATGCTAATTAATAGCTGAAAAAAATTGAATTACAAGATTTAAAAAGATATTGTTGGTGGTAATGTTACTTATATATCATGTTTTTCTgcaatttttaaaataaaaccGCTTTtaaaatattctaaataaaCTTGTGTTAAGTTATTGGGCTTATACTAGTATGATATTGGACGGAGTAACTAAAACCACATAGACATTGATCTAGTCTATCGATTTGGGAGAAcatggaactggaactggaactggataCTGATTTCTCATAAAGAGTTATGATCGTAAGAGATTCGTACTATTGTTACCTTTGTTTTCATACTTATGTTTCTATGAATAAAAGTGGATAATGATATATCTTAGATTTCTCAGTTTAAACGCAATTATTTTACTACTTTTAGTTTGTAAGACTAATTCTAGGCTGAACCTAAAATATGCAATTTTAGGGCGCGCACCAAGTCATGCTGCACGAAATGAAACTATATGTAGGTACTATTTGCACTCAATGAAAGTGGTTTTCTCCTATCTGAGTATTTTCTTTCTAAGCTCTTCGACCAAGAACCAAATATGATGTGCAAAAAACAATGCGACTTATGTTTTATAAGTAAGTGATTTTTCAGCAGACGTGCCTGTTTTGGTATATCTTTACATTTTTTTAGAAACAACACAAAAACCTTTGAAGCATCCGCTTTTGACGAAGACTATATGCATAAAGGTTCTTCTGGCTGCTCCCCATCGGATAAATTTGCTATTGTTTTACATGGCTGGATCCAAAGCTGTGCTGATGATTGGTCTCTGGCGCTTATCGATCGTAAGCAGATAATGATCTATCTATAACTTCGATGAATGTcctgtacatacatatgacaCAAACAATTCCAGGATTAAGCTATTATCGTGGAGGCTGCGTGATATGTATTGATTACAGTATAATTGCGAGTACATCGTATATGCGGTAAGGTGGTAAGGTAATGTGCACAGACCATTTTTGCTAACCTCTTCTTATACACCCTTTCGCCGTACAGGTTGTATACAAATTTCGAGAACATTACTGGTGCCATAGTGTCAGTCATTCTGACTCTCATTAAAAATGGATTCGATACTAAACGAGGCTATATGTTTGGATTTAGCTTTGGGGGACAACTTGCGTCTGCTGTAGGCCGCTCCTTAGGACCACAACATATGATCCAAAGCATAGATAGTAATTCCATTATGATTAATGGCATTTTAAAACACCGACTGATTAATTGTTCTTTCACTGCGCAGCGTGTGACATGGCTG
It encodes the following:
- the LOC108159526 gene encoding uncharacterized protein LOC108159526 isoform X1, coding for MDLHTTTVNVQSYGSSLKCCVCVYNRARMLQAMRMQRTPENENGKLEETSKKTPDLLCNCKVQRYCSVAHLTEDLMEHRDFCQILREVQQVESISFPHFLQGVVLSRTMLNQAISQLKLILSVKLRRPLSLREKEIIGNPGYCVICYRTTPLNSCAGCEGVAYCSEYHRQLDKDNHTPKVCRTLALVYSPYRLLESNQFQIKEFHKGSILQETNLVEAFYNATLLMVNDSPNNLQQYDLLAACSSFSTVCTVCLALTHLTIVAEPDKAVIVYIVGATSECLRFFEEMHIKFFFLQYESVQNLELYFIGNMIEAQESEESIFCVGDLKRTVLKRNVPGIGNMTPLLVAQFYPRSVQIEEPDDRYWPECLIKILQTYGAPICFTSISKVLALSNYSVFNDLARENDIVIKRSYNITKNLYRGILPLRNHCAEDSEMIVYSNNYLEVMFTNPKN
- the LOC108159527 gene encoding methyltransferase-like protein 9 translates to MAIYRPRGTLARVIHAKFHNDNSLDSIDTRRWYSLAHALPPRFQSKFVALEQPDSTTVHWLERTKLLSANIWLHLWHALARSILQFFMTQTDINGFLKRGSMFILSEDQFNKLLVAGGFSATSEPVTLLDIGAGDGEISLRVANTVAELSGNAGLRVFATEASWTMRDRLKKLNFNVITEIGGLQNMELILCLNVLDRCFDPFKLLEDIHNTLAPAGRAVIALVLPYMHYVETNSSHLPIRSLLESSNNGRPASFEEEATKFMDLLENCGFKVESWTKAPYLCEGDLHQSFYWLIDLIVVISKKAS
- the LOC108159525 gene encoding histone-lysine N-methyltransferase 2C → MNTNVVVNAEEKPAVGDELPYSPEQFPGKVCCLCNLGERSALGQGTILQLKAPADIKDEYPPDRLTEDGSRSYYGSKQEAACTAESNYELDKIGQAEVVHPSKFLDEGFVYVHRMCVMWSLRKSQIADSDAAYFVNHIGEFLKQKCNFCGRYGASINCKMNCRQVHHWPCAAAAGCLLILESFTVFCTEHLSQVPLICSDNNVECLSCSSLGDLSKLIMCSTCGDHFHSTCIGLANLPDTRSGWNCARCTKCQICRQQDSNDLKYVKCEQCQKIYHASCFRPVISAIPKYGWKCNRCRVCTDCGSRTPGGGSSSRWHSHYTICDSCYQQRNKGFSCPICQKAYRAASHKEMVKCSWCHKFVHSTCDEEADLTAYHKKKEQNPDYDYICPNCKQNSSGPAQPQQLIDSIVLTAMDSSAEQLSVKDLELVDPLESKPIADVSTDDVQKMPPTGKKKMCLSNVRGKSGKFLHRMGVLSQINKKRSTRGKGRTIVLPNLSSDRYANRSMDADLTSDKKMVLCSTRDKFTLNQDICVMCGSLGIESDSVMITCAQCGQCYHSYCASVKPAKGILQKGWRCLDCTVCEGCGKKNDEARLLLCDECDISYHIYCVNPPLETVPSGNWKCSFCTLCQKCGLNPTEKSDYGDSNMPECPSCTSQSSCSVCRNPYSTGEMIIQCETCELWSHFLCDSINVQLTIEYYDQNVYKCLKCRCAGKPPLSLNDGKPGSSTQTQTNKVSAHPGSGASGAEGKNASGSDQGQMTLSSDLVESTPEAIHWIDGVCLSENGLTMIKSLSTEIKRKRKMRQTIGNGKDSQGDAATAEEAQSEKYKDGMVWDGTENPIPEGFTITTNDEGVHILRKKRQRNLQKLGIGGFSVRNRALKKDSEDTPVADQLNAIMVMDKKKKIIRKKQKNKLIEAYPPYLQEAFFGKPLLESGELVLGESDSSDEIDASMKMYFTRIEGISPDQEASLVNKSPAKSLKKVKAEKNQPENKNVLTEQISIGPGLQPKTANGSTANVFDPSQSDLSNTVLASRNPLDSLASPNISELDGMNTSVNSVTSSENMEKPMRESPVVLVDNYAVPQQIVPDQKFHNQIYLPGNVVANPAQQLHYHSQPDLLSAKNANKQKMQSMMAQVCLQTEKRVEEEPKPVEPVTESLNAGTQKTAEKMRKDEDLGLMATISAVLYANTEHPNLKDLFPNWNDRCKQILKRWRSLCNEKKAPFLQKAKDNRSALRQRREQNKIPLPTKPQKQEDIGRAWKQQSKVKEEQSNMFVTYNGNTYDSCYVGGPPPATVNPHLATPSLNENHVVKAPMQRAIIHVSPASTSNTVKMSTVDNRLDLNSVYGPEPIGDKKLRNLLQKNSSESMLMGPNSELFLQNDVLRLGMMSNTPLTQNNPMLSVTGKAPPTDGRNLDQDVKMNESQEGTASAVELENVGFGDLLGGLGEGDDDDLLKSLTSEIGDDFNILEYADPELDVNVLNTLDFDDNEKCSA
- the LOC108160499 gene encoding uncharacterized protein LOC108160499 isoform X1, whose protein sequence is MIYLRFLSLNAIILLLLVCKTNSRLNLKYAILGRAPSHAARNETISLRPRTKYDVQKTMRLMFYKNNTKTFEASAFDEDYMHKGSSGCSPSDKFAIVLHGWIQSCADDWSLALIDRLSYYRGGCVICIDYSIIASTSYMRLYTNFENITGAIVSVILTLIKNGFDTKRGYMFGFSFGGQLASAVGRSLGPQHMIQSIDTCDMAGPGFDPIAVDHSKAGKHVQCFHSSRDKGTFVYSCHRNIMLGSCGLAQPSVASQLHLGSHGLCVDIYINAFDYPFYALNSTPSECIALQKVAKIPADYTVGYEENFDNRVTGKIFVPTSLHYPYNLSKKELKLLAGKK
- the LOC108160499 gene encoding uncharacterized protein LOC108160499 isoform X2 yields the protein MIYLRFLSLNAIILLLLVCKTNSRLNLKYAILGRAPSHAARNETISLRPRTKYDVQKTMRLMFYKNNTKTFEASAFDEDYMHKGSSGCSPSDKFAIVLHGWIQSCADDWSLALIDRLSYYRGGCVICIDYSIIASTSYMRLYTNFENITGAIVSVILTLIKNGFDTKRGYMFGFSFGGQLASAVGRSLGPQHMIQSIDTCDMAGPGFDPIAVDHSKAGKHVQCFHSSRDKGTFVYSCHRNIMLGSCGLAQPSVASQLHLGSHGLCVDIYINAFDYPFYALNSTPSECIALQKVAKIPADYTVGYEENFDK